One Tursiops truncatus isolate mTurTru1 chromosome 3, mTurTru1.mat.Y, whole genome shotgun sequence DNA segment encodes these proteins:
- the EBI3 gene encoding interleukin-27 subunit beta isoform X1: MHSFIPQTSIRLLMCAQHWLAVRWGPSHGRTLMVLGESEAHALPLSPGPPAAVTQPRVQCQASRYPIAVDCSWTLPPAPNSSRPTSFIATYRLGVAAHGESWPCLQQTPEATSCIIPDIQMFSMVPYVLNITAVHPRGVSSSFVPFVPEHIIKPDPPEGVRLSPLPGQRLWVQWEPPRSWPFPEIFSLKYRIRYKRHGAARFRQVGPIEGTSFTLKAVRPQAKYCIQVAALDLTDYGESSAWSLPAVASVTLDRHETL, translated from the exons ATGcactcatttattccacaaaccTCTATTAGGCTCCTAATGTGTGCCCAGCACTGGCTGGCAGTGAGGTGGGGGCCAAGCCACGGTAGGACTTTGATGGTCCTGGGTGAATCAGAAGCTcatgctctccctctctctccggGCCCCCCAGCAGCTGTCACCCAGCCCAGGGTGCAGTGCCAGGCCTCTAGGTACCCGATCGCAGTGGATTGCTCCTGGACCCTGCCGCCCGCTCCAAACTCCTCCAGGCCCACGTCCTTCATTGCCACATACAG GCTTGGCGTGGCAGCCCATGGGGAGAGCTGGCCCTGCCTCCAGCAGACACCAGAGGCCACCAGCTGTATCATCCCTGACATCCAGATGTTCTCCATGGTGCCCTATGTGCTCAACATCACGGCTGTCCACCCCCGGGGCGTCAGCAGCAGCTTCGTGCCGTTCGTCCCAGAGCACATCA TCAAACCGGACCCTCCAGAAGGTGTGCGCCTGAGCCCCCTCCCTGGGCAGCGGCTCTGGGTGCAATGGGAACCCCCCCGGTCCTGGCCCTTCCCAGAGATCTTCTCACTCAAGTACCGGATCCGCTACAAGCGCCACGGAGCTGCCCGCTTCCGCCAG GTGGGACCAATTGAAGGCACATCCTTCACCCTCAAGGCTGTGAGGCCCCAAGCCAAGTACTGCATCCAGGTGGCTGCTCTGGACCTCACTGACTATGGGGAATCAAGCGCCTGGAGTCTCCCCGCCGTTGCCTCCGTGACCCTGG ATCGACATGAGACCCTGTGA
- the EBI3 gene encoding interleukin-27 subunit beta isoform X3 has translation MAPRLVLTLTFWVGCSLCCGREAVTQPRVQCQASRYPIAVDCSWTLPPAPNSSRPTSFIATYRLGVAAHGESWPCLQQTPEATSCIIPDIQMFSMVPYVLNITAVHPRGVSSSFVPFVPEHIIKPDPPEGVRLSPLPGQRLWVQWEPPRSWPFPEIFSLKYRIRYKRHGAARFRQQHHSQWSKGANNTSAHQRMMDKHNAVPPHTGTSLSHEKERSPDTRYNVDGPLRTRCSVREARHRRTHCV, from the exons ATGGCCCCAAGACTTGTCCTCACCCTCACCTTCTGGGTGGGTTGCTCACTTTGCTGCGGGAGAGAAG CTGTCACCCAGCCCAGGGTGCAGTGCCAGGCCTCTAGGTACCCGATCGCAGTGGATTGCTCCTGGACCCTGCCGCCCGCTCCAAACTCCTCCAGGCCCACGTCCTTCATTGCCACATACAG GCTTGGCGTGGCAGCCCATGGGGAGAGCTGGCCCTGCCTCCAGCAGACACCAGAGGCCACCAGCTGTATCATCCCTGACATCCAGATGTTCTCCATGGTGCCCTATGTGCTCAACATCACGGCTGTCCACCCCCGGGGCGTCAGCAGCAGCTTCGTGCCGTTCGTCCCAGAGCACATCA TCAAACCGGACCCTCCAGAAGGTGTGCGCCTGAGCCCCCTCCCTGGGCAGCGGCTCTGGGTGCAATGGGAACCCCCCCGGTCCTGGCCCTTCCCAGAGATCTTCTCACTCAAGTACCGGATCCGCTACAAGCGCCACGGAGCTGCCCGCTTCCGCCAG cagcaccacTCACAATGGTCAAAAGGTGCAAATAACACAAGTGCCCATCAACGGATGATGGATAAACACAACGCGGTCCCTCCACACACGGGAacatcactcagccatgaaaaggagagAAGCCCTGACACTcgctacaacgtggatggacccttgagaacacgatgctcagtgagagaagccagacacaggaggACACACTGTGTGTGA
- the EBI3 gene encoding interleukin-27 subunit beta isoform X2, whose amino-acid sequence MAPRLVLTLTFWVGCSLCCGREAAVTQPRVQCQASRYPIAVDCSWTLPPAPNSSRPTSFIATYRLGVAAHGESWPCLQQTPEATSCIIPDIQMFSMVPYVLNITAVHPRGVSSSFVPFVPEHIIKPDPPEGVRLSPLPGQRLWVQWEPPRSWPFPEIFSLKYRIRYKRHGAARFRQQHHSQWSKGANNTSAHQRMMDKHNAVPPHTGTSLSHEKERSPDTRYNVDGPLRTRCSVREARHRRTHCV is encoded by the exons ATGGCCCCAAGACTTGTCCTCACCCTCACCTTCTGGGTGGGTTGCTCACTTTGCTGCGGGAGAGAAG CAGCTGTCACCCAGCCCAGGGTGCAGTGCCAGGCCTCTAGGTACCCGATCGCAGTGGATTGCTCCTGGACCCTGCCGCCCGCTCCAAACTCCTCCAGGCCCACGTCCTTCATTGCCACATACAG GCTTGGCGTGGCAGCCCATGGGGAGAGCTGGCCCTGCCTCCAGCAGACACCAGAGGCCACCAGCTGTATCATCCCTGACATCCAGATGTTCTCCATGGTGCCCTATGTGCTCAACATCACGGCTGTCCACCCCCGGGGCGTCAGCAGCAGCTTCGTGCCGTTCGTCCCAGAGCACATCA TCAAACCGGACCCTCCAGAAGGTGTGCGCCTGAGCCCCCTCCCTGGGCAGCGGCTCTGGGTGCAATGGGAACCCCCCCGGTCCTGGCCCTTCCCAGAGATCTTCTCACTCAAGTACCGGATCCGCTACAAGCGCCACGGAGCTGCCCGCTTCCGCCAG cagcaccacTCACAATGGTCAAAAGGTGCAAATAACACAAGTGCCCATCAACGGATGATGGATAAACACAACGCGGTCCCTCCACACACGGGAacatcactcagccatgaaaaggagagAAGCCCTGACACTcgctacaacgtggatggacccttgagaacacgatgctcagtgagagaagccagacacaggaggACACACTGTGTGTGA